One genomic region from Caldicoprobacter guelmensis encodes:
- a CDS encoding PucR family transcriptional regulator, giving the protein MLTEQRIQKVLDKVVHNIQVTTDIVDTAGVIVASSDRERVGRAEPIVKDYDAINGKPTFVYNGRTYMRFTIDKAVAYFIAMDGVGNVVRNYCVLIASIIELYLKSNMQKLNREEVVRRVILAQVSDLELQELVREYKLEPNVPRCVLVIRTSSMEAENVYRLLLKVFPKSQGDILILFDSRTVILVKRVQDDIGEDELGQMAAAMEETILNEITVKICIGIGQIKPNIFQLRESYLEAIQAIEVGLIYGVPGRIYRYDSLLLERFLHEIPIQISQKYCKTIFNEEARKVLNEEMITTVNRFFENNLNLSETARQLYIHRNTLVYRLDKIQKTLGLDLRNFHDAVTFKIMMMLNNQRNGSVILDTV; this is encoded by the coding sequence ATGCTAACCGAGCAGAGGATACAAAAGGTATTGGATAAGGTGGTACACAATATTCAGGTGACAACCGATATTGTAGATACAGCAGGAGTGATTGTGGCAAGTAGTGACAGGGAGAGAGTGGGGCGGGCTGAACCTATTGTAAAGGACTACGATGCCATAAATGGAAAGCCTACTTTTGTTTACAATGGAAGGACTTATATGAGGTTCACAATAGATAAGGCCGTTGCTTATTTTATAGCAATGGATGGAGTGGGCAACGTTGTTAGGAATTACTGTGTGCTAATTGCATCTATTATTGAGCTATATTTAAAGTCCAATATGCAAAAGTTGAATCGGGAAGAAGTTGTACGTAGGGTGATACTGGCTCAGGTATCTGACCTTGAACTTCAGGAACTTGTTCGGGAATATAAGCTTGAACCTAACGTGCCCCGATGTGTACTTGTTATACGTACTTCTAGCATGGAGGCTGAAAATGTTTACAGGCTATTGTTAAAGGTGTTTCCCAAAAGCCAGGGAGATATCTTGATATTGTTTGATAGCCGAACGGTCATACTTGTTAAGCGGGTACAGGACGATATAGGTGAAGATGAACTGGGACAGATGGCAGCTGCTATGGAAGAGACTATTCTGAACGAAATCACTGTAAAGATTTGTATTGGGATAGGGCAGATTAAGCCTAATATTTTTCAGTTGAGGGAATCATATCTTGAAGCAATACAGGCCATAGAAGTAGGGTTGATATATGGTGTGCCAGGTAGAATATATAGATATGATAGCTTGCTTCTAGAGCGATTTCTTCACGAGATTCCTATACAGATTTCACAAAAGTATTGTAAGACGATTTTTAACGAAGAGGCGCGCAAGGTGTTAAACGAAGAGATGATAACCACTGTTAATAGATTTTTTGAAAATAACCTGAATTTGAGTGAAACAGCTAGACAGCTTTATATTCACCGTAATACATTGGTATATCGGCTGGATAAGATCCAGAAGACGCTGGGACTTGACTTGAGAAACTTCCATGACGCAGTTACATTCAAAATTATGATGATGCTAAATAATCAGAGAAACGGGAGTGTTATTCTTGATACAGTTTAG
- the ftsE gene encoding cell division ATP-binding protein FtsE: protein MIQFRNVTKVYPNGLCALSNVNFTIENGEFVFIVGASGAGKTTLIKLLLKEIEPTSGSIIVDDIDLSSLKRKEIPYYRRKLGVVFQDFRLLPDRTAYENVAFAMEIVGASPKEIRRRVPAVLSMVGLASKAHAYPHQLSGGEQQRVALARALVNNPSILIADEPTGNLDPATAMEVMKIINLINRRGTTVIMATHAKSIVNAMRKRVLQFRKGVLIRDEREGGYFDES, encoded by the coding sequence TTGATACAGTTTAGAAACGTGACAAAAGTTTATCCCAATGGTTTGTGCGCACTATCAAACGTAAATTTTACAATTGAAAATGGAGAATTTGTGTTTATAGTAGGGGCCAGCGGTGCGGGTAAGACTACGCTGATAAAATTGCTACTTAAGGAAATTGAGCCCACATCGGGCAGTATAATTGTAGATGATATTGATTTATCATCTTTGAAAAGAAAGGAGATTCCGTATTATCGCCGGAAGCTGGGAGTGGTGTTTCAGGACTTCAGATTGCTTCCTGATAGGACAGCTTATGAAAATGTAGCATTTGCTATGGAGATTGTGGGGGCTTCTCCAAAGGAGATTCGTCGGAGAGTGCCAGCTGTGTTGAGTATGGTAGGGTTGGCCTCCAAAGCCCATGCTTATCCGCATCAATTATCGGGTGGGGAACAGCAGAGGGTGGCTCTTGCCAGGGCACTAGTCAACAATCCGTCTATTCTCATTGCGGACGAGCCTACTGGCAACCTGGATCCCGCAACTGCCATGGAAGTCATGAAGATAATAAATTTGATAAATCGTCGAGGTACTACTGTAATTATGGCCACTCATGCTAAAAGTATCGTGAACGCCATGAGAAAAAGGGTGCTTCAATTCCGTAAGGGCGTTCTCATCAGGGATGAACGGGAAGGAGGATATTTTGATGAATCTTAG
- the ftsX gene encoding permease-like cell division protein FtsX, with protein sequence MNLRSWRFFVCHGFQNILRNRVMSLASVTAIMVALIVLGLILVIVVNLDVMMREVESKMEITLFLKNGVTDNERSSLENEIRSWKGVYDVEFVSKHQALEEWKRQLGDKGNLLDGYTGENNPLPDSFLVKIEKPEYASVIVEKAKSIPVIEEVNYSSKVAEFIKWLARTIRFIGMGLVAVLASVAVIVISNTIRLTVYSRRREIGIMKYIGATDWFIRWPFIIEGLILGIMGSLIATGVVALGYKYLLDKSSYINMKWGYLGIFKLLPLNKVMLYVFEASLLIGACVGVLASCLSIRKHLKV encoded by the coding sequence ATGAATCTTAGAAGCTGGAGATTTTTTGTCTGCCATGGGTTCCAAAATATTCTTCGGAACCGAGTCATGTCGCTGGCTTCTGTAACGGCTATAATGGTTGCTTTAATTGTGTTGGGTTTAATATTGGTTATTGTCGTCAACTTGGATGTAATGATGAGAGAAGTGGAATCCAAGATGGAGATTACATTGTTTTTGAAAAACGGCGTGACGGACAATGAACGTTCTTCTTTGGAGAATGAGATAAGGAGTTGGAAAGGCGTTTACGATGTAGAATTTGTTTCTAAGCACCAGGCTCTTGAGGAGTGGAAGCGCCAGCTGGGTGATAAAGGGAATCTGCTTGATGGATATACAGGAGAGAATAATCCCTTGCCGGATTCCTTTTTGGTTAAAATAGAAAAGCCTGAATATGCGAGTGTTATTGTGGAAAAGGCAAAAAGCATCCCTGTCATTGAAGAGGTGAACTATAGCAGTAAGGTGGCTGAATTTATAAAATGGCTCGCACGAACCATTCGATTTATTGGTATGGGCCTTGTGGCTGTTTTGGCGAGTGTGGCTGTTATCGTCATCAGCAATACCATCAGGTTGACGGTGTATTCAAGAAGAAGAGAAATAGGGATCATGAAATACATTGGAGCTACCGACTGGTTTATTCGCTGGCCTTTTATCATTGAGGGGCTTATTTTAGGCATAATGGGCAGCTTAATAGCTACGGGTGTAGTGGCTTTGGGATATAAATATTTGCTTGATAAGAGTAGCTATATAAACATGAAATGGGGGTATTTAGGAATATTTAAGTTGCTGCCATTGAATAAAGTAATGTTGTATGTATTTGAAGCTTCTTTGCTTATAGGGGCGTGTGTAGGCGTGTTGGCCAGCTGCCTGTCGATTAGGAAGCACTTGAAGGTATAA
- a CDS encoding murein hydrolase activator EnvC family protein, giving the protein MRYRIVVLLCVVLFVFTGITAVAASNIDQKKQELKKVNEEIENTEERLEEVKQQQDEVVAKLQDIEKQLKQKERELNKLEKELQSTQEELEVTRKELEEAIEEAERQQKLMADRIRAIYMNGMPSYLELLLESKSINEFLDRMVMVRQLIAFDTQVLDQMKQYKDQVDKKRTELEALEQSLTQKKQAVARQKAEIEQKKKEQSLWLQQLKKQQERYERDLEELERTSKELEKTIQQLLRQLEEQRKRQAQSRGNGDTSSQKTVNQYTGGILAWPVPGFYTITSPFGYRIHPVYGVRRLHTGIDIGSNPGQSVYGQNFVAGADGTVIFAGWYGGYGNCVIIEHGGGITTLYAHGSQILVSAGQEVRRGQPIMKVGSTGISTGPHAHFEVRKDGVPVDPLPYLGR; this is encoded by the coding sequence GTGCGATATAGGATTGTTGTATTGTTGTGCGTTGTTTTGTTTGTGTTTACTGGAATTACTGCTGTGGCAGCTTCCAATATTGATCAGAAGAAACAGGAACTCAAAAAGGTCAATGAGGAAATAGAAAATACCGAAGAGCGGCTGGAAGAGGTCAAGCAACAACAGGACGAGGTAGTAGCTAAGTTGCAGGATATAGAGAAGCAGCTTAAGCAAAAAGAACGTGAGTTGAATAAGCTTGAAAAAGAATTGCAATCAACGCAGGAAGAGCTGGAGGTGACGCGTAAAGAGCTTGAAGAGGCTATTGAAGAAGCTGAAAGACAGCAGAAGTTGATGGCTGATCGAATAAGGGCTATATATATGAATGGGATGCCTTCGTACCTGGAGTTACTTTTGGAGTCCAAAAGCATAAATGAGTTTTTGGATCGGATGGTCATGGTACGGCAGCTGATAGCGTTTGATACCCAGGTTCTTGACCAGATGAAACAGTATAAGGATCAGGTGGACAAAAAGCGAACAGAGCTGGAAGCATTGGAACAATCCCTTACACAGAAAAAGCAAGCAGTAGCTAGACAGAAGGCGGAGATCGAACAAAAGAAGAAGGAGCAAAGCTTGTGGCTGCAGCAATTGAAAAAACAGCAGGAGCGTTATGAACGAGATTTGGAGGAGCTCGAGAGAACGTCAAAGGAACTTGAAAAGACCATCCAACAATTGCTCAGGCAGCTGGAGGAACAGCGTAAAAGGCAGGCTCAATCTAGGGGGAATGGGGATACCAGCAGCCAGAAAACTGTTAACCAATATACAGGCGGCATATTAGCATGGCCGGTACCAGGATTTTATACCATAACTTCGCCGTTTGGTTATCGCATACACCCTGTTTATGGTGTCAGGAGACTACATACAGGAATAGATATAGGCTCAAATCCAGGGCAAAGCGTATACGGTCAAAACTTTGTGGCTGGCGCCGATGGAACGGTTATATTTGCAGGATGGTATGGCGGTTACGGTAATTGTGTTATTATTGAACATGGAGGGGGTATAACTACCCTTTATGCCCATGGCTCACAAATACTGGTATCGGCAGGGCAGGAAGTAAGAAGAGGACAGCCGATAATGAAGGTGGGTAGTACGGGTATATCAACCGGTCCCCATGCCCACTTTGAAGTGAGAAAGGATGGGGTGCCTGTTGATCCCTTACCGTATTTAGGACGGTGA
- a CDS encoding S41 family peptidase, which translates to MISKKAAALGAVVIVVITAFFSSFLTFQVSKYIDIQSGNRYVVTKEVYQLLEKYQMLEEVRQTIEKDYIEQPDQDKLMVGAIKGMTAALGDPYTTYFTAKEYKEFIVQTQGSYAGVGLMVTVDENDNLITVVRAFKDSPAAKAGIQQGDKIIKVENVEVSGSELEKAVSMMKGEPGTKVNITILRDGQPLNFTLERAVIEIPDMEYKMIGDGIGYIWLYQFDENSPKNFKKAVEDLKGQGMKGLILDLRGNPGGLLQACTEIADMLLPEGLIVYSKDRQGRGERYYSDKEYLGIPLVVLVNEYSASASEVLSGAIQDYGVGTIIGKTTFGKGLVQGLRGPFRDGSALKITIAKYFTPKGRDIHQKGVVPDIEVDLSEEAKKFLKENPGKELPTELDAQLQKGIEEIKKMLSEKK; encoded by the coding sequence ATGATAAGCAAGAAAGCCGCTGCATTGGGTGCAGTTGTAATTGTCGTCATCACAGCATTTTTTTCGTCCTTTTTAACTTTTCAGGTTAGTAAGTATATCGACATACAGAGCGGAAACAGGTATGTGGTAACCAAGGAAGTGTATCAACTGCTTGAAAAGTATCAGATGCTTGAGGAAGTGAGGCAGACCATTGAAAAGGACTATATAGAGCAGCCTGATCAGGATAAGCTGATGGTGGGTGCTATAAAGGGTATGACTGCTGCCTTGGGTGACCCTTATACCACCTATTTTACTGCGAAAGAGTATAAGGAATTTATTGTGCAGACGCAGGGCAGCTACGCTGGCGTGGGCCTTATGGTTACTGTGGATGAAAATGACAACCTGATAACTGTTGTTAGGGCTTTTAAGGACAGCCCTGCTGCCAAAGCCGGTATACAGCAAGGAGATAAGATCATCAAAGTCGAGAATGTGGAAGTGAGTGGGAGTGAGCTGGAAAAAGCGGTCAGCATGATGAAGGGAGAGCCGGGCACAAAGGTGAATATTACGATATTGAGGGATGGTCAGCCACTCAACTTTACTTTGGAACGAGCAGTTATTGAAATCCCCGATATGGAATACAAGATGATAGGAGATGGAATCGGCTATATATGGCTGTACCAATTTGATGAAAATTCGCCCAAGAATTTCAAGAAAGCTGTTGAGGACCTTAAAGGTCAGGGGATGAAAGGGCTTATTTTGGATTTGCGTGGCAATCCAGGCGGCCTTCTTCAGGCGTGCACTGAGATCGCTGATATGTTGTTGCCCGAGGGGTTAATAGTATATAGCAAGGACCGCCAGGGTAGAGGCGAAAGGTATTATTCTGACAAAGAATACTTGGGCATTCCGTTGGTGGTGCTTGTCAATGAATACAGCGCCAGTGCTTCCGAGGTATTGTCAGGTGCCATTCAGGATTACGGCGTGGGCACTATAATCGGTAAGACTACCTTTGGGAAGGGATTGGTCCAGGGGTTGCGCGGTCCCTTTAGGGATGGTTCGGCGCTTAAAATAACGATTGCCAAATACTTTACTCCAAAGGGAAGGGATATACATCAAAAAGGCGTTGTACCCGATATAGAGGTTGACCTGAGCGAGGAAGCCAAGAAATTCTTAAAGGAAAATCCCGGCAAAGAGTTGCCCACGGAACTGGATGCTCAGCTGCAAAAGGGCATTGAGGAGATAAAAAAGATGCTTAGCGAGAAGAAGTAG
- a CDS encoding PDZ domain-containing protein has protein sequence MALVKLIFSSFAQAITSLFFIGIVMVAYLYIQRNARLEESWLGVLRNPVSTQLADVVLYGMLVGLMASILIVVIGIAIDYNAILFIWPLALFLMLFNQRYICFSYAGGIVSLVSLLMGWPKIDVSSLIALVGVLHLMESLLIILDGYKDSLPVWIEHKMFKPVGAYLMQKVWPIPLVVLVIPEASASLASGGGVAMPDWWPLFKPQNMAQVFALLPIVAVLGYGDIAITQLPNERTRESGVWLGIYSTAILIMAVVSSRVYWVKYVAAVSTPLFHELFIILSKRGQMQGKPAFAVPWRGLRVLEVLPEGPAQKMGVQRGDILLRLNGKDINSEDMLQEVLSQCMYFIWVDVKRKDKVITLEYRDYQNPIENLGIIFVPRITGRYFRIDEQKGIIFRLWKRIRHSLKEAQSE, from the coding sequence TTGGCCTTAGTAAAGCTTATATTTTCTTCTTTTGCGCAGGCTATAACCAGCCTGTTCTTTATTGGCATTGTGATGGTGGCTTATCTGTATATCCAGAGGAATGCACGGCTTGAAGAGTCATGGCTGGGCGTTTTGCGCAATCCAGTGTCTACCCAGCTTGCTGACGTGGTGCTGTATGGCATGTTGGTGGGATTGATGGCCAGTATTCTTATAGTGGTCATCGGCATTGCCATCGATTACAATGCCATACTTTTTATCTGGCCTCTGGCGCTCTTCCTTATGTTGTTCAATCAAAGGTATATATGCTTTTCCTATGCTGGGGGGATAGTCTCGCTGGTAAGCCTGCTTATGGGTTGGCCCAAGATAGATGTATCCTCATTGATTGCTCTTGTGGGGGTCTTGCATCTCATGGAGAGCCTGCTCATCATACTAGATGGTTATAAGGATAGCCTTCCTGTATGGATAGAGCATAAGATGTTCAAGCCTGTGGGAGCGTATCTAATGCAAAAGGTGTGGCCCATACCTCTGGTAGTGCTGGTCATACCCGAAGCGAGCGCCAGCCTGGCCTCGGGTGGGGGCGTTGCCATGCCGGACTGGTGGCCGCTATTTAAACCACAAAATATGGCGCAGGTGTTTGCCCTTCTACCCATCGTGGCTGTTTTAGGGTATGGTGATATTGCCATAACCCAGCTGCCGAACGAGAGGACGCGGGAGTCGGGGGTGTGGTTGGGAATATATAGTACGGCTATTTTAATCATGGCAGTGGTTTCATCACGGGTTTACTGGGTAAAATACGTTGCGGCGGTGAGTACTCCTCTGTTTCATGAGCTGTTCATCATTTTGAGCAAGCGAGGTCAGATGCAAGGGAAACCGGCTTTTGCAGTTCCATGGAGAGGGCTTAGGGTGCTGGAGGTGCTTCCAGAAGGTCCGGCACAAAAGATGGGTGTTCAGCGCGGGGATATATTGCTGAGGCTAAATGGCAAGGACATAAACAGCGAGGATATGCTGCAGGAGGTTTTGAGTCAGTGTATGTATTTCATATGGGTGGATGTCAAACGCAAGGATAAGGTGATAACCCTGGAGTACAGGGATTATCAGAATCCCATCGAGAACCTGGGCATTATATTCGTCCCGCGTATCACCGGCAGATATTTCCGTATAGATGAACAGAAGGGAATCATATTCAGGCTGTGGAAACGAATACGGCATAGTTTGAAAGAGGCACAGAGTGAGTAA
- a CDS encoding Mrp/NBP35 family ATP-binding protein, producing MSQEMQNQKNRVQGNIPKSTNPYGNIKHVIAVMSGKGGVGKSSVTALLATWLKEKGYKVGILDADITGPSIPKLFGIKGKAKSREGALLPVVTVKGIEVMSINLLLDKEDQPVIWRGPLISGVVKQFYEEVDWGDLDFLLVDLPPGTGDAPLTVMQFLPLDGIVVVTSPQELVGLIVRKAIHMAKTMNVSVVGFVENMSYLQCPKCGEVIELFGRSKGKQVEEETGIPFLGSLPLVPDITQLGDEGRIELVHHLYPDFFKPVAERFMEQF from the coding sequence ATGTCACAGGAAATGCAAAATCAAAAAAACAGGGTCCAAGGGAATATTCCCAAATCCACTAACCCGTACGGCAATATAAAGCACGTGATTGCGGTGATGAGCGGAAAAGGAGGGGTAGGGAAGTCCTCGGTGACGGCACTGCTTGCCACATGGCTGAAGGAGAAAGGATATAAAGTGGGAATTCTCGATGCCGACATCACCGGCCCCAGCATACCCAAGTTGTTCGGCATAAAAGGCAAAGCAAAGAGCAGGGAAGGGGCGTTGCTGCCAGTTGTTACAGTCAAAGGTATTGAGGTCATGTCTATAAATTTGCTGCTGGATAAAGAAGACCAGCCGGTGATATGGCGCGGGCCTTTAATATCTGGCGTTGTCAAGCAGTTTTACGAGGAAGTGGACTGGGGTGATTTGGATTTCCTGCTTGTGGACCTGCCGCCTGGAACAGGCGATGCTCCTCTGACGGTCATGCAGTTTTTACCCCTTGATGGGATAGTGGTGGTGACTTCGCCGCAGGAGCTGGTGGGATTGATTGTAAGGAAGGCCATACATATGGCAAAGACGATGAATGTCTCCGTTGTGGGTTTTGTGGAGAACATGAGCTATCTGCAATGCCCTAAATGTGGAGAGGTTATAGAGCTTTTTGGCAGGAGTAAGGGAAAGCAAGTGGAAGAGGAGACAGGGATCCCCTTCCTGGGCAGCCTGCCTCTTGTGCCTGATATAACGCAGCTGGGCGACGAAGGGCGAATTGAGCTGGTGCATCACCTGTATCCTGACTTTTTCAAACCAGTGGCCGAACGATTTATGGAGCAGTTTTAG
- a CDS encoding DUF5320 domain-containing protein produces MPGFDGTGPLGQGPMTGGGRGYCVVPLNKHCRGWCDPRFFGRGRGRGYRHWFWATGLPGWIRAAYGYPAFGGWVNPYAYPYYVGDASQLKEIDILKEQAEVLKQQLQDIQDRIKEIEESEKEDDK; encoded by the coding sequence ATGCCCGGCTTTGATGGAACGGGACCTCTGGGGCAAGGGCCCATGACAGGTGGAGGGAGGGGATACTGCGTAGTCCCTTTAAACAAACATTGTAGAGGTTGGTGTGATCCGCGCTTTTTCGGGCGCGGCAGGGGACGGGGCTACAGGCACTGGTTTTGGGCTACCGGTCTTCCTGGTTGGATACGGGCAGCTTACGGCTATCCTGCCTTTGGCGGCTGGGTCAATCCTTATGCATACCCCTATTATGTGGGCGATGCCAGTCAGCTCAAGGAAATTGACATCTTGAAGGAGCAGGCTGAGGTACTTAAACAGCAGCTGCAGGATATCCAGGACAGGATAAAAGAAATTGAGGAGTCAGAAAAAGAAGACGATAAATAA
- a CDS encoding NifB/NifX family molybdenum-iron cluster-binding protein, translating to MRSQKKKTINKSVGEEKVPGFSSPNFQIFIIFYYFDDCERRDKIIRYAISANQGYVSPHFGRCQKYVLIDIENGEVTSGQVIDNPGHSPGFIPKFLHDKGVNCIVCGGIGKQAAQLLEEYGIEVITGVEGSVESVIQKLLVGTIEGGASFCHHK from the coding sequence TTGAGGAGTCAGAAAAAGAAGACGATAAATAAGTCGGTTGGGGAGGAGAAAGTTCCGGGGTTCTCCTCCCCAAATTTTCAAATTTTTATCATTTTTTATTATTTTGACGATTGTGAAAGGAGAGATAAAATTATAAGGTACGCGATTTCAGCTAATCAGGGATATGTGTCTCCTCATTTTGGCAGATGCCAGAAATATGTTTTAATAGACATCGAAAATGGAGAAGTTACCAGCGGACAGGTAATAGACAATCCAGGGCACTCTCCTGGATTTATACCAAAGTTTTTGCATGACAAGGGTGTGAATTGTATTGTTTGCGGTGGTATAGGCAAGCAGGCAGCCCAATTGTTGGAGGAATATGGTATTGAGGTAATAACAGGAGTGGAGGGCAGCGTTGAGAGTGTTATACAAAAGTTGCTTGTAGGAACCATTGAAGGCGGGGCAAGTTTTTGTCACCACAAATGA
- a CDS encoding HEPN domain-containing protein, whose amino-acid sequence MDKKELIRYWVDTALRDYNTMLHLYETGDYHWSLFIGHLVIEKLIKAIYVKNVSDNPPRIHDLSRLAEKALIFILQMSKKMCWIC is encoded by the coding sequence ATGGATAAAAAAGAATTAATTCGCTATTGGGTTGATACGGCTTTGCGAGATTATAATACCATGCTCCACTTGTATGAGACTGGAGACTATCATTGGAGTCTTTTTATAGGGCATCTGGTTATTGAAAAGCTGATTAAGGCGATATATGTGAAAAATGTAAGTGATAATCCTCCGAGAATTCATGACCTTTCTAGATTAGCTGAGAAAGCCTTGATATTCATACTACAGATGAGCAAAAAGATGTGCTGGATTTGTTAA
- a CDS encoding HEPN domain-containing protein has translation MLDLLTTFNISVRYPDYKYEFYKKCTKEYASENIERIKEMKKWLLSLLWE, from the coding sequence GTGCTGGATTTGTTAACAACATTTAACATTAGTGTTAGGTATCCTGACTATAAGTACGAGTTTTATAAAAAGTGTACCAAGGAATATGCATCGGAGAACATTGAACGTATAAAGGAGATGAAAAAATGGCTGCTAAGTTTACTCTGGGAATAG
- a CDS encoding nucleotidyltransferase domain-containing protein, producing MAAKFTLGIVENIVKNYAELLKREIGVKEVYLYGSYVNGNYSEDSDIDVAVVSDTFSGDLVEDTLLLMRLRRKIDNRISPRPFTSDAFAEDDPFVKEIKTKGIRVI from the coding sequence ATGGCTGCTAAGTTTACTCTGGGAATAGTGGAAAATATCGTCAAAAATTATGCTGAATTGCTTAAACGGGAAATAGGTGTAAAGGAAGTGTATCTGTATGGTTCATATGTTAACGGAAATTATTCCGAGGACAGCGATATAGATGTTGCGGTTGTATCTGATACATTTTCAGGAGATTTAGTAGAAGATACTTTGTTGTTAATGCGGCTCAGGAGGAAAATTGACAACAGAATATCACCACGGCCATTCACTAGCGATGCATTTGCAGAAGATGACCCATTTGTAAAAGAGATTAAAACTAAAGGGATAAGGGTAATATAA